The genome window CAGGTCGCCAAAGTCATTCAATCGCACGCGCGGGCTATTCAAAATTGTTACCAACAAGCTATGCGCCAAAATCCCGGGCTAAAGGGAAAGGTAACCGTCCGCATTTCTGTTTCTCCGGCTGGTCGTGTCGCGGACGTAAAAATTCTGGATTCGACTATTCAAAGCGAGAGAATGCTGCGCTGCATCGTGAGTCGCATCAGACGCTGGCGAAATTTTGGCAGAATTGACGACGCTGCCGGAGTGCTCAGTTATCGCCAGAGTTATGTTTTTGGATATTAGCTGTCCCTCCCTATATTTATTTTTATTTTTTGCCCCTGAACGGATTGAGCCCAACTCTGAAACGCAGCCTGCTGCTCAATCCGTTTTCTTTATTTTTTACCTGAATTTCAAAAATGGTTTCCTTGTTAGTAACTGCCAAAGCAGCGAATTGCTGAGCGGTGGCTTGCGCCAACATCTTTTCCGCATTCAATTTAGAATTTCAATTTTAAGAAACAGCCTTCAATAATCACAATTCAAACCGCAACTTTTTGTCAATAGTAATTTCCGCGGGCGTCACTTTCGCCCGATAGGGCAAAATTTCCACGCCCGCGCGATGCGCTTCGCGCAGCGCCTTGCCATATTCAGCGTCAATGTTGTCCGCTGGCGCAAAGACTTCTCCGTCCGCGCGCTGAATGAGAAAAAATATCACGGCGCGGCGCCCGGCTGCTTTGAGTTGTGCCAGTTCCCAAAGATGCCTCCTGCCGCGCGTTGTGACCGCGTCGGGGAAAAGTGCGCGATTATTTTCCATTAGCGTCACATTTTTAATTTCCACGTAACACAAATCCGCGCCATTTGACAAAAGTAAATCCAAACGGCTGTGTTCGCCCACACGAACTTCCCGCTTCAATTCAGGGTAGCCAGCAAGCTCTCTGATTTGCCCGTCGCTGATCGCTTCCGCCACGATCCGATTGGGAAGCTGCGTGTTGATTCCCACCCAGACATGATTGACTTTCACCATTTCCCAGGTATGGGCGTATTTTCTTTTTTCTGTGCCGTGAAAAGACAGCAGAACCAGACTGCCCGGCTCGTCGCAGCCAAGCATGCTCCCGGAATTCGGGCAATGAGCGGTGATTTCTTCGCCGCTTTCCAGTCTCACATCCGCCAGAAATCGTTTGTAACGCCGAATCAACGTGCCGGGTATCAGTTCCTGTTCAATTTTCATTCTGCGCCATTGTTTTGCAAACCATTGAAAAATACGATTTCATTCAAGTCGCGCCGTTTTGTCACCGGTCCTTTTTCCTGTGCCGGATAGCCCACGCTCATGAGGGAAACAATTTTGTATTTTTTAGGAATTTTAAAAAATTTTCTCGCACGCCGCGGATTGAACCAGCCGATCCAGCACGTTCCCAATCCCAATTCATGCGCCCGCAGGACAAAATGCTCCCCGGCGATACCGATATCAATGAAATA of Calditrichota bacterium contains these proteins:
- the sfsA gene encoding DNA/RNA nuclease SfsA, giving the protein MKIEQELIPGTLIRRYKRFLADVRLESGEEITAHCPNSGSMLGCDEPGSLVLLSFHGTEKRKYAHTWEMVKVNHVWVGINTQLPNRIVAEAISDGQIRELAGYPELKREVRVGEHSRLDLLLSNGADLCYVEIKNVTLMENNRALFPDAVTTRGRRHLWELAQLKAAGRRAVIFFLIQRADGEVFAPADNIDAEYGKALREAHRAGVEILPYRAKVTPAEITIDKKLRFEL